The following proteins are encoded in a genomic region of Nicotiana sylvestris chromosome 4, ASM39365v2, whole genome shotgun sequence:
- the LOC138889240 gene encoding uncharacterized mitochondrial protein AtMg00810-like, with translation MSHEFKMTDVGLMSYYLGIEMKQMDEGIFISQESYTIEILKKFNMLDCNPVNTPMESGTKLSKFDEGEKVDPTFFKSLVGSLKYLTCTSDYAGDIDDRKSTTDFVFFLGNSVISWSSKKQSIVTLSTCKAEYIAATFCTCHAIWLRRLLKELNLPQIEATEICIDN, from the exons ATGTCCCATGAGTTCAAGATGACAGACGTAGGGCTCATGTCATATTACTTGGGCATAGAAATGAAGCAGATGGATGAAGGAATTTTTATCTCTCAAGAGAGCTACACAATCgagatattgaagaagttcaacatgCTCGATTGCAACCCCGTGAACACACCGATGGAGAGTGGGACAAAATTGTCCAAGTTTGATGAAGGAGAAAAAGTAGATCCCACATTTTTCAAAAGTCTTGTGGGAAGTTTGAAGTACTTGACTTGTACCAG TGATTATGCGGGAGATATTGATGATAGAAAAAGCACAACTGATTTTGTGTTTTTCTTGGGTAATTCTGTTAtttcttggagttcaaagaaacaaTCAATTGTTACTCTCTCGACTTGTAAAGCTGAATATATAGCAGCAACATTTTGTACATGTCATGCTATTTGGCTGAGAAGATTGttgaaggagctcaatttacCACAAATTGAAGCTACAGAGATTTGTATTGACAACTAA